Proteins encoded by one window of Apus apus isolate bApuApu2 chromosome 17, bApuApu2.pri.cur, whole genome shotgun sequence:
- the LOC127391614 gene encoding urotensin-2 receptor-like yields MEPNGTAAAGAGNGSSGAAGGGTPGSGPLLIPSAFGTVLSMMYVAGVAGNVYTLVVMCHSARCAAPMYSSIVSLALADLLYLSTIPFIVCTYLAQDWYFGDLGCRILLSLDLLTMHASIFTLTLMCTERYLAVTRPLDTLKRSRGYRKVTAGAVWSVSLLLTLPMMLMVTLTEGDKAEGKVKRICAPTWSLDAYRTYLTVLFSTSIMAPGIIIGFLYTRLARTYLESQRNPPHKEKSKRSPRQKVLIMIFSIVLVFWACFLPFWIWQLVRLYSSPLQITTQTQKCINYLVTCLTYSNSCINPFLYTLLTKNYREYLRNRHRNFYRFTSSFRKRGSNLQCSWGRSMSSSNQFDYSSEALGMSTLKDK; encoded by the coding sequence atGGAGCCGAACGGgacggcggcggcgggggcgggtAACGGCTCGTCGGGGGCGGCCGGCGGCGGGACCCCCGGGAGCGGCCCCCTGCTCATCCCCTCGGCCTTCGGGACGGTGCTGTCGATGATGTACGTGGCCGGGGTGGCGGGGAACGTCTACACGCTGGTGGTGATGTGCCACTCGGCGCGCTGCGCGGCCCCCATGTACAGCTCCATCGTCAGCCTGGCCCTGGCCGACCTGCTCTACCTCTCCACCATCCCCTTCATCGTCTGCACCTACCTGGCCCAGGACTGGTACTTCGGGGACCTGGGGTGCCGCATCCTGCTCAGCCTGGACCTGCTCACCATGCACGCCAGCATCTTCACCCTCACCCTGATGTGCACCGAGCGCTACCTGGCTGTCACCCGGCCCCTCGACACCCTGAAGCGGTCGCGTGGCTACCGGAAGGTGACAGCGGGGGCCGTCTGGTCGGTCTCGTTGCTCCTGACTCTGCCCATGATGCTGATGGTCACCCTGACCGAGGGGGACAAGGCAGAGGGCAAGGTGAAGAGGATATGTGCGCCCACCTGGAGCCTGGACGCCTACCGGACCTACCTGACAGTGCTCTTCAGCACCAGCATCATGGCCCCGGGGATCATCATTGGCTTCCTCTACACACGCCTGGCCAGGACCTACCTGGAGTCCCAGAGGAACCCCCCCCACAAGGAGAAGAGCAAGAGATCCCCCCGGCAGAAGGTCCTCATCATGATTTTCAGCATCGTGCTGGTCTTCTGGGCCTGCTTCCTGCCGTTCTGGATCTGGCAGCTGGTGCGACTCTACAGCAGCCCCCTGCAGATTACCACCCAAACCCAGAAGTGCATTAACTACCTGGTGACCTGCCTGACCTACAGCAACAGCTGCATCAACCCCTTCCTCTACACCCTGCTCACCAAAAACTACCGGGAATACCTGCGCAACAGGCACCGCAACTTCTACAGGTTCACGTCCTCCTTCCGCAAGAGGGGCTCCAACCTGCAGTGCTCCTGGGGACGGTCCATGTCCTCCAGCAACCAGTTTGACTACAGCTCAGAGGCCCTGGGCATGTCCACGCTGAAGGACAAGTGA